One Alkaliphilus sp. B6464 genomic window carries:
- a CDS encoding glutathione ABC transporter substrate-binding protein produces the protein MKAIVKRIAKMLIFTMVFIGSAVPLTYADTLRVAQGGDARILDPHGSNDNISSRVIKQINETLVVQDENMELQPGLAESWEKIDDLTFEFKLKQGVKFHNGEELKASDVKFTLLRAIESPNVGHIVGVINKDGIEILDDYTIRISTIEPFAPLLAHLAHTGSSILNEKAVTEAGDDYGLNPVGTGPFRFKSWVSGDEITLTKFEEYYGEKAKVEEVKFKNIVEATNRRINLETGEIDIAYDILASDIKSVEENKELTLYRDANLSTSYIGFNVQNKPFDDVRVRQAINYAVDVDLIIEAVMEGVGQQSNGPLGPNVWGSNQELQPYEYNVEKAKELMKEAGLENGFKTSIWTNDNKIRMDIAEIVQSQLKAVNIDVEIKVVEWGQYLDGTGNGEHDMFILGWTTVIEDPDYGLYALFHSSQFGDVGNRTFYSNAKVDELLDKGRVETDPETRKAYYLEVQKIIRDDSPWIFLNIGQNLTGTRSKVKGFSQHPTGHHQLSEVYLE, from the coding sequence ATGAAAGCGATTGTAAAAAGAATTGCTAAAATGTTAATTTTCACCATGGTATTCATAGGATCTGCAGTACCACTTACTTATGCGGATACACTTCGAGTAGCTCAAGGTGGAGATGCTAGAATATTAGACCCACATGGTTCTAATGATAACATATCTTCAAGAGTTATTAAGCAAATTAACGAAACATTAGTAGTGCAAGATGAAAACATGGAGTTACAACCGGGTCTTGCAGAATCTTGGGAAAAGATTGATGATTTAACATTTGAATTTAAATTAAAGCAAGGTGTTAAATTCCATAACGGCGAAGAGCTTAAAGCAAGTGATGTTAAATTTACATTATTAAGAGCTATAGAGTCTCCAAATGTTGGACATATTGTAGGTGTAATTAATAAAGATGGAATTGAAATATTAGATGATTATACAATTAGAATTTCTACTATAGAACCATTTGCACCACTACTTGCTCATTTAGCGCATACAGGTTCAAGTATTTTAAATGAAAAAGCTGTAACAGAAGCTGGTGATGATTATGGTTTAAACCCAGTTGGAACAGGCCCATTTAGGTTTAAAAGCTGGGTAAGTGGTGACGAAATTACTTTAACAAAATTTGAAGAATATTATGGCGAGAAAGCTAAAGTTGAAGAGGTTAAATTTAAAAATATAGTAGAAGCAACAAATAGAAGAATTAACCTTGAAACCGGTGAGATTGACATTGCATATGATATTTTGGCATCAGATATTAAGAGTGTTGAAGAAAATAAAGAACTTACACTTTATAGAGATGCTAACTTATCAACATCATATATAGGATTTAATGTACAAAATAAGCCTTTTGATGATGTAAGAGTACGCCAAGCAATCAATTATGCTGTTGATGTAGATTTAATTATAGAAGCTGTAATGGAAGGTGTAGGACAACAATCTAACGGGCCATTAGGACCAAATGTCTGGGGATCAAACCAAGAATTACAGCCATATGAATACAATGTAGAAAAGGCTAAAGAGCTAATGAAAGAAGCAGGTCTTGAAAATGGATTTAAAACATCTATTTGGACAAACGACAACAAAATAAGAATGGATATAGCTGAAATTGTTCAAAGTCAATTAAAAGCTGTTAACATTGATGTTGAAATCAAAGTTGTTGAGTGGGGACAATACTTGGATGGAACAGGAAATGGAGAGCATGACATGTTTATCCTTGGATGGACAACAGTAATAGAAGATCCAGACTACGGTCTATATGCATTATTCCACTCTTCACAATTTGGAGATGTTGGTAACAGAACATTCTATAGCAATGCTAAAGTTGATGAATTGTTAGATAAAGGAAGAGTAGAAACTGATCCAGAGACAAGAAAAGCATATTACTTAGAAGTACAAAAAATTATTAGAGATGATTCTCCATGGATATTCTTAAACATTGGTCAAAATTTAACTGGTACAAGAAGCAAGGTGAAAGGATTCAGTCAACATCCTACAGGACACCATCAATTATCAGAGGTTTATTTAGAGTAA
- the ltrA gene encoding group II intron reverse transcriptase/maturase produces the protein MKDSIDIQRQQKTSYEDSSAKNKLETKGMHGVPSISVASTNETSSAASDNLMERILSRDNMLSALKRVEKNKGSYGVDRMKADELRPFLKQNWLSIKDSISKGRYKPSAVRRVEIPKPDGGMRLLGIPTVLDRLIQQAIAQTLTNIFDPYFSNNSFGFRPGRSGHDAVKQAKEYMNQGYKYAIDMDPDKFFDKVNNDILMHRVSKKIKDKRVLKLIRLYLQSGIMLNGIVVRSEEGTPQGGPLSPLLANILLDDLDKELEKRGHKFCRYADDCNIFVKSKRAGQRVMDSVTNFLENKLKLKVNKEKSAVDKPTRRKFLGFSFYNLWGKYNIRIHDKSIKRFKDKVRKITSRSHSISIEDRIRRLNQITTGWVNYFSIAKAKGIMQELDEWIRRRLRMCIWKQWKKPRTKIKNLISLGVLKYKAYEWGNTRKGYWRIANSPILSRSLTNKYLESISYQSLSARYQKMQLT, from the coding sequence TTGAAGGATTCAATAGATATACAACGACAGCAGAAAACTTCGTATGAAGACTCTAGTGCAAAGAATAAGTTGGAAACTAAAGGTATGCACGGAGTGCCTAGTATATCAGTGGCATCTACAAATGAAACATCCAGTGCAGCTTCAGATAATCTCATGGAAAGGATACTATCTAGAGATAATATGCTATCTGCTCTTAAAAGAGTAGAAAAGAATAAAGGTAGCTACGGAGTGGATAGAATGAAGGCTGATGAACTTCGACCTTTCCTAAAACAAAACTGGCTATCTATTAAAGATAGTATCTCAAAGGGTAGATATAAACCCAGTGCTGTAAGAAGAGTCGAGATACCTAAACCAGATGGAGGTATGAGACTTTTAGGAATACCTACTGTATTAGATAGGCTAATCCAGCAAGCCATAGCACAAACCTTAACGAATATATTTGACCCTTACTTTTCTAATAACAGCTTTGGTTTTAGACCAGGAAGAAGTGGGCATGATGCTGTGAAACAGGCGAAAGAATATATGAATCAAGGATATAAATATGCGATAGATATGGACCCTGACAAATTCTTTGACAAGGTTAACAATGACATATTAATGCACAGAGTGTCCAAGAAAATCAAAGACAAGAGAGTTCTAAAACTGATTAGACTTTACTTGCAGTCAGGTATTATGCTAAATGGAATAGTTGTAAGAAGCGAAGAAGGCACCCCGCAGGGAGGACCATTAAGTCCACTTCTAGCAAATATCCTTTTAGATGACTTAGATAAAGAACTGGAGAAGAGAGGACACAAATTCTGTAGATACGCTGATGATTGTAATATATTCGTAAAGTCAAAAAGAGCAGGACAAAGAGTTATGGACAGCGTAACAAATTTCCTTGAAAATAAACTAAAGTTAAAAGTAAATAAAGAGAAAAGTGCAGTAGATAAACCTACTAGAAGAAAATTTTTAGGTTTTTCATTCTACAATTTATGGGGAAAATACAATATCCGAATCCATGATAAATCTATTAAAAGATTTAAAGATAAAGTTAGGAAGATCACGTCAAGAAGTCATAGTATAAGCATAGAAGATAGGATTAGAAGACTCAACCAGATTACTACAGGATGGGTTAACTACTTTTCTATTGCGAAAGCAAAGGGAATTATGCAAGAACTTGATGAATGGATAAGAAGAAGATTGAGAATGTGCATATGGAAACAATGGAAAAAGCCAAGAACTAAGATTAAGAATCTAATATCATTAGGCGTACTTAAATACAAGGCCTATGAATGGGGAAATACAAGAAAAGGCTACTGGCGTATAGCCAATAGCCCAATCCTATCTAGAAGTCTTACCAACAAATATCTCGAATCAATTTCTTACCAGAGCCTATCGGCTAGGTATCAGAAAATGCAATTAACTTAA